A part of Clarias gariepinus isolate MV-2021 ecotype Netherlands chromosome 14, CGAR_prim_01v2, whole genome shotgun sequence genomic DNA contains:
- the erbb2 gene encoding receptor tyrosine-protein kinase erbB-2, whose protein sequence is MVAETPMEAVRSLRFVLLLWLVGLTGAAAREVCLGTDMKLALPSSLENHYEMLRLLYTGCQVVHGNLEITHLQGTPDLSFLKEIVEVQGYVLIAHVSMSVVPLENLRIIRGSQLYNSSYALAVLDNTRVTQLWLKSLTEILLGDVYIWGNPQLCFPNPQTINWSDIMADQDQNGKLKHLQPAAPHCYPCSGCASKGCWGPTMSDCQTLTNVRCTSGCKRCKGPDASDCCHVQCAAGCTGPKDSDCLACRHFNDSGTCKDNCPPPSIYDPVTYQSKPNPNKKFSFGATCVKTCPNNYLAMDVACTMVCPKDNQEVIIVQPDGQETQKCEKCEGECPKVCYGLGMGSLQGATAVNTSNIASFQGCKKIYGSLAFLTQSFQGEPLSNLTGLQSNDLEVFRTLEEITGYLYIDAWPEDLRDLSVFENLKVIRGRMLYKGMFSLGVQSLHIESLGLRSLRRIGGGLMLVHNNSDLCYTSSLSWASLLYPSQELNLVSNNNRDPKTCVAEGHVCDSLCANRSCWGPGPSQCASCKSFQRGMECVEQCNIHQGAIREFIDGSSCVPCHPECRLINGSASCTGAGANKCVECVHFQDGDTCVERCPSGVKEEQHTMWKYGNESGHCVPCATNCTVSCTMDERGCPVHQKTGPGTTIAAIGGVILFIILLGLLIFYLCRQKKLKKKETIRRLRQEHELVEPLTPSGVQPNQAQMRILKETELKKLRVLGSGAFGTVYKGIWTPDEETMKIPVAIKVLRENTSPKANKEILDEAYVMAGVVSPYVCRLLGICLTSTVQLVTQLMPYGCLLDYVRENKDCIGSQYLLNWCVQIAKGMSYLEDARLVHRDLAARNVLVRNPNHVKITDFGLARLLDIDETEYHADGGKVPIKWMALESILHRKFTHQSDVWSYGVTVWELMTFGMKPYDLIPARDIPELLEGGDRLPQPFICTMDVYMIMVKCWMIDPECRPRFKELVNNFSTMAQDSPRYVVIPNDEQMNLSSLVDSKFYRTLLEEEGGNVKDLLDAEEYLVPQPESFDNQPNGLARRQSHRSTDQVLDTDGMPSGRSMHSSVSTLGRSLYPTLPVGATANGNWGASQYRQLVRSQSHCSAGGQSDSVFLDGSRDEPPSSPGRYIKDPTFPACMDGDVEVDGFISYPSHSLPRKTHKQPEYVNQDVQSDRANTLPRKSTERRLHNGLSSGRSVENPEYLVPTSPAFDNPYYLDLVAKMPDGSLEDGAMPPPRHVNGYVRPTAENPEYLGLAETWSGPRDLT, encoded by the exons ATGGTGGCCGAAACCCCGATGGAGGCGGTGAGAAGTTTGCGGTTCGTGCTGCTGCTCTGGCTCGTGGGGCTGACGGGAGCCGCGGCGCGAGAAG TATGTCTGGGTACGGATATGAAGCTGGCATTGCCCTCCAGTCTGGAGAACCATTACGAGATGCTGCGACTCCTTTACACCGGCTGCCAGGTCGTCCACGGCAACCTGGAGATCACACACCTACAGGGCACCCCAGACCTTTCATTCCTCAAG GAAATAGTGGAGGTTCAAGGCTACGTGCTGATAGCTCATGTCTCCATGTCCGTGGTTCCTCTGGAGAATCTGCGCATCATCAGGGGCAGTCAGCTGTACAACTCGAGTTACGCACTCGCCGTTCTCGACAACACCAGAGTCACACAGCTTTGGCTCAAGAGTCTGACGG AGATTTTACTCGGTGATGTTTACATCTGGGGAAACCCCCAGCTTTGTTTCCCCAATCCTCAGACCATCAACTGGTCTGACATCATGGCTGACCAGGATCAGAACGGAAAACTGAAACATCTACAGCCAGCAGCACCTCACT gttatccGTGTTCTGGATGTGCCTCGAAGGGCTGCTGGGGCCCCACGATGTCCGACTGCCAAACAC TGACAAACGTGCGCTGCACTTCAGGCTGTAAGCGCTGTAAAGGTCCAGACGCGAGCGACTGTTGTCATGTGCAGTGCGCTGCAGGCTGCACCGGTCCCAAAGACTCCGACTGTCTG GCGTGTCGGCACTTTAATGACAGCGGCACGTGCAAAGACAACTGCCCCCCTCCTTCCATCTACGACCCAGTGACGTATCAGTCCAAACCCAACCCCAACAAGAAGTTCAGCTTTGGCGCCACCTGTGTGAAAACGTGTCCCA ATAACTATCTGGCCATGGACGTAGCGTGTACGATGGTTTGCCCCAAAGATAATCAGGAGGTTATCATCGTCCAACCAGACGGCCAGGAGACGCAGAAATGTGAGAAGtgtgaaggagaatgtccgaaAG TGTGTTACGGTCTCGGGATGGGGAGCCTCCAGGGGGCGACGGCCGTGAACACCTCCAACATCGCTTCCTTCCAGGGCTGTAAGAAAATCTACGGCAGTCTGGCCTTTCTCACGCAGTCATTTCAAGG GGAGCCACTCAGTAATTTAACAGGCCTGCAGTCGAATGATCTCGAGGTGTTTAGGACTTTAGAGGAGATCACAG GTTACCTGTACATCGACGCCTGGCCAGAGGACCTGAGAGACCTGAGTGTGTTCGAGAACCTGAAGGTCATCAGAGGGCGAATGCTGTATAA GGGTATGTTTTCCCTGGGAGTGCAGTCTCTCCACATCGAGTCTCTCGGACTGCGTTCTTTGCGCCGCATCGGTGGCGGCCTCATGCTCGTCCATAACAACTCCGATCTGTGTTACACATCGTCTCTGTCCTGGGCCTCTCTGCTCTACCCGAGCCAGGAGCTCAACCTCGTCAGCAACAACAACCGAGACCCCAAAACCTGTG TGGCTGAGGGTCATGTGTGTGACTCACTGTGTGCGAACCGAAGCTGCTGGGGTCCCGGGCCGAGTCAGTGTGCGTCATGTAAGTCGTTTCAGCGTGGTATGGAGTGTGTGGAGCAGTGCAACATCCATCAGGG tgccATCAGAGAGTTCATCGACGGATCCTCGTGCGTTCCCTGTCACCCTGAGTGCCGACTAATCAACGGCTCGGCCTCCTGCACCGGCGCT gGAGCGAACAAGTGTGTAGAGTGCGTGCACTTTCAGGATGGCGACACGTGCGTGGAGCGCTGCCCGAGCGGCGTGAAGGAGGAACAACACACCATGTGGAAATACGGCAACGAGAGCGGACACTGCGTGCCCTGCGCCACCAACTGCACCGTCTC CTGCACCATGGATGAACGAGGATGTCCAGTTCACCAGAAAACTGG GCCCGGGACGACGATCGCAGCGATCGGTGGAGTCATCCTCTTCATCATCCTGCTGGGTCTGCTCATCTTCTATCTGTGCCGGCAAAAGAAGCTGAAGAAGAAGGAGACGATAAGGAGACTCCGGCAGGAGCATGAG CTGGTCGAGCCGCTGACGCCGAGCGGAGTACAACCAAATCAAGCTCAGATGCGCATCCTGAAGGAAACGGAGCTGAAGAAGTTGCGAGTTCTCGGATCCGGGGCGTTCGGCACTGTCTACAAG GGTATCTGGACTCCTGATGAAGAGACCATGAAGATCCCAGTGGCCATTAAAGTGTTGCGTGAGAACACTTCACCTAAAGCCAACAAGGAAATTCTGGAC gAGGCGTACGTGATGGCAGGTGTGGTCAGTCCATACGTGTGCCGCTTGTTGGGGATCTGTTTGACCTCCACGGTGCAGCTGGTCACTCAGCTCATGCCGTACGGCTGCCTGCTTGATTACGTGCGGGAGAACAAGGACTGCATTGGATCCCAGTACCTCCTCAACTGGTGTGTGCAGATCGCCAAG GGAATGAGCTACCTGGAAGACGCCCGGCTGGTCCACAGAGATCTGGCAGCCCGGAACGTTCTGGTGAGGAATCCCAATCATGTGAAGATCACAGACTTTGGCCTGGCTCGCCTCCTGGACATAGACGAGACTGAGTACCATGCAGATGgtggaaag GTGCCCATCAAGTGGATGGCTTTGGAGTCGATTCTACACAGGAAGTTTACTCACCAGAGCGACGTGTGGAGTTACG GAGTCACCGTGTGGGAATTGATGACCTTTGGCATGAAGCCGTACGATCTCATCCCAGCACGGGATATTCCGGAGCTGCTGGAGGGAGGAGACCGCCTTCCTCAGCCTTTCATTTGCACCATGGACGTCTACATGATCATGGTCAAAT GCTGGATGATTGATCCTGAGTGTCGACCCAGATTCAAGGAGCTAGTGAACAACTTTAGCACCATGGCGCAAGATTCTCCGCGCTACGTTGTCATTCCG aatgaTGAGCAAATGAATCTGTCGAGTCTGGTGGACAGTAAGTTTTACCGCACATTGCTGGAAGAAGAAGGAGGGAACGtgaaggacctcttggatgcagAGGAGTATTTGGTGCCACAACCCGAAAGCTTCGATAACCAGCCTAATGGACTGGCCAGACGCCAATCACACAGG AGCACAGATCAGGTACTGGATACGGACGGCATGCCGAGCGGACGGAGCATGCACTCATCTGTCAGCACGTTAGGGCGGAGTCTGTACCCGACCCTTCCTGTCGGAGCCACGGCCAACGGAAACTGGGGAGCCTCTCAGTACCGGCAGCTGGTCCGAAGCCAGTCTCACTGCTCCGCTGGCGGCCAGTCAGACTCTGTGTTTCTGGATGGGAGCAGGGATGAGCCTCCCTCCAGTCCTGGGCGATACATTAAAGACCCTACCTTCCCTGCGTGCATGGATGGAGACGTTGAAGTGGACGGGTTCATAAGTTACCCTTCACACTCATTGCCACGCAAGACACACAAACAACCAG AGTACGTGAATCAGGACGTCCAATCGGACCGGGCGAATACGCTGCCGCGTAAATCCACTGAGAGGCGTTTACACAACGGTCTCAGCTCTGGACGCAGCGTGGAGAACCCTGAGTACCTAGTGCCCACGTCTCCCGCTTTTGACAATCCATATTACTTGGATCTTGTGGCTAAAATGCCGGACGGGTCTTTAGAAGACGGAGCCATGCCACCTCCCAGGCACGTGAACGGCTATGTCAGGCCCACAGCCGAAAACCCGGAGTACCTGGGATTGGCAGAAACCTGGAGTGGTCCGAGAGATCTCACCTGA